In the Balaenoptera musculus isolate JJ_BM4_2016_0621 chromosome 2, mBalMus1.pri.v3, whole genome shotgun sequence genome, CCATCCGTACTCCCGAGGGAGCCGCCGGCAGCTGCTGGGCAGTGGGCGAGCAGGCAACCCCCTCGGGCCCTGTCCAGCCCCGGGCAGCTCGCGCCCAGCAGTGTGCATGTCTCCTGAACATCTTCCCATCGCGTCTATGCGGGCTTGGCGGCACCAACATGCAAGGCCAGCGGGAGCTGGGGGGAGCACCTGGCCACATGCCCCCTCGCTGCGCGTTTCTGAGTGACCTCGCAGAGCAAGCAGGCGGGGTTTCCTTCTGCCGGGTTTCTAAAGACAGCGGTGCAGGCTCGGCACCTGGGAGACAGAGCGGTGACGCTGTCGAGTGGGCGAGTCCCCGCTCCCTCCTTCCCCCGCCGGATGGCGATGGGGAAGCCAGGATCTCTGGGCGCAGCGGAGAGGGCTTGTCTGCCTCCGCCAGTGGTCCAGACCTAGGGGAACACAGCGGTGCCTGGGGGGAGTTTGAAGGCTTTCGGGAATCCTCAGCCAGGTCTGAACAATTCTCTCAGTCCTTTGAGCTCCCGGAGAGGCCCACAGAACCTCAGCCGCCGAGAACCATTTCTGCCCAGGAGGAGCGTGGTTCTCGCCAATCTCACCAGGGTGGACCTGGGGTGACAGGAACCAGCGCCATCACACCTTCTGAGGTACTTCTAAAGTACTCGTCTTTGCCATGTTGCACAGGAAGTGTCTCCTATGTTTTGGTGGGCTGGCCAGGGAGGGGGTCTGCTTCTCTCCGGGTCTTCATCCCACCCCCgccttcctttccctccacctTCCTGAGGGGAGCGTCTGCCCACTCTCCATCAACCAGGCTGTGTTTTCCTGGCCCCAGTTTAGGGCATGGGGTGAAAGAGCATTTCGTCTGAGTTGTCAATCTACTTATTTAGAAAACCTCACCAAGAGTCACATTTCAGTGTGCGTGCACTGACCGGGCACTGGAGGTGGCCTGGAGAGCCCAGGACTCGCCCCCTTGCTCCGCCCACCCTTCCTGCCCTGACCTCCAGGGTTTCCCTTCAGTGTGGCTTCCTCTCAGcctcctctttctctgccttctcttcccaAACGGTTTCCTCCGAACACCGAAAGTGAGACAGACAAGGGAGGAGACGATGTGCTGGTTCTAAGGATGGACCGTTTGTTTTCTAAACCAGGACCTCTGACAAGATCCAGTCTTCGTACAGTTAGCTCTGCTTTAATGCTTGTTTTGAAGGCAGGACTGTCTTCCAATGCGATTATTGTATCGGGAACAATTGAAGCATAATGTGAACTTTGCAGGAAACCCCAGGTGAATGCAGAAAACCACACCTGCTGAACTGAGGCCCATGTGAATATACACCACGCACACGCCCACCTCTCCCAGCCACCTCGGTCTACCAACACCCACCCTGACGTCAGACAACCCACCTTCCAGCACTTCACACTAATTCACAACCTGCAAACCTCTTTTCCAGGAAGGGCCATGTTTATTGTAATAGGAATGGATTTCTCAACCAATTAACACGTGGGAAACAGTGCTCATATTTTTATTGTGTGCATATCTTTTTTCCATGTGCCACCGATGAAGTTTATGACTATTGTCCCCTAATCACACTTTTCCACACACACTGGTTTCCACTGCACGATGCACAGTGCAGTGATTTTTAAGAACAAACATGTCATGTTTTAGTAGCAGTAACGGTATATAATCATTTACAAATTTCATTTGTACCAAAATTATAAATTTGGAATAAGGTGACATGATGTGTGTATTTCTCCTAATTCTTCTTTTTCAGCCTATTGTCAACTATGAGAAGATTTTTAGGTTCGCTTTTCAAGAAGTACCAGTCCCACAGGCAACTGAAGATGTTTCCACCTTCGACCATTTCTTAGAAACAAGCAATGAAGAAAAACTTGGCCTTGAATCTGTGCATAAACTGTGGTAATGAACTTGAATTGGTACTCACATTTCTTCTGGCAGCTCCGCATTTATGCCTTTGGTTGATATGGTGGACGCATGGGGTCTTCCGTTTTTACCTCTATAGAGAGCTTTATCCCTCCCGAGGTTCCGTCACCTGTGGTCCAAGGGTCGAAGGACCGGGTGGCACAGGTGCAGCGGCTCCTCCTTTTGGAACCATGTCCAGCCCCCCCCCTCGCCCCCCACCAGCTCACCCGGAGCAAAGTGGGCCAGGGAGTGCCAGCTCCTCGGGTCTTGGTGAGagtgctgggggtgagggagggaccaGTGGGCTTGGGTGGCGGGCACAGGGGCTCCTGGGGACTGGACCGAGGGACCCCCTAGTACCCTGGAGACACCCCAGCGCCCTGGAGACATTCTAGGCCCACCACAGGGTCAGCCCACCACTGCTTCTGGGGCTGCCAGCAAGGCTGACACTCCCAGGGCAAGGTCCCTAAGGGAGATCGCAAAGGCACTTGTTTGTGGATGGCCATTTTCTAAGACACCCTTTCACTGAGCACTGAGTGAAAAACCAGTTTAGCTCGAATGGATAAAATAGCAGCTGAGCAGGCTGGGACCTGCTGGACCTAGGCCgcagagggaggaggtggaggtgtgTGGGGGCTGACTTCCCTGGTCCCTGTGCGCTGCCGGGCAGGCGGGCAGGCGGAGACTTTGTCAGACAGCTCTGCAGGTGGGCTCTCCTAGGCTCTGGCGGGGGTCCGAGCTGGGGTCCCAGCCAGCGCCTGCCCAGAgcactctccccccaccccagcagagGCCTGGGGACAGAAGCCAGAGCCTGGATGACCAGGACAGCCCAGGTGGCTGGTGTGCCCTCTGGGCATGCTGCTTCCCCAGGTCGTGGTCCAGGGCAGAAGGCGGGCCGTGTGATCCTGGGGCACCCGCAGGCACAGGTGGTCCTGAGTGTCGGGACCGGGCCGGGCTGGACGCTGTGGTGACACAGAGGGTCAGGGTTACTCTGGGGTGGTCTGGAAGCGACTCGGCACTTGGCGAGTCCGTCTCCCTGTAGCCATTTGCGCGCCTGCCACGCCTCCTCTCCTGGAGGCCAGGCTGAGCAGCAGGGCGGGGCTGCGGCTCACACTCGTGTTTATCCCTCTGGGCATCTGCTCCTCTCAGTTTCTGGACATCTCTGTGGTACCTGGCATGGTTCTAGGCACCTGAGATCATCAGGAAACAAGACTGCGTAATATCTGGCCTCCCAGAGCTTCTGCCCTCGGAGGAGACACGGGATGGTGAAATTGGTCATTCAGGCCAGGGCTGTGCTCTGTGGAGAGAAATAAAGccgggaggagggggcagtgCTGGGCACTTGCAGGACAGTAGATGCTTGAGTAAACGAACAAAGTGGTGAGAAGCCGGGGCTCTGTTGTCAGAGTTCTGAAGGGTCAGGTGCCCTCTTTGCCTCCCTTCTGAAGGCCTTCTGGGCTAGTTTGTAATTAATGCCGCTCTTTTCCAGTTCTGAATCCAGAAAACTCTGGAGAGCTCTTCAGAACACCAGGACCGTGATGACTTCCCGATGCCTCTGGAGCGAGTCCCGTTGCCGGGAAAACTTCCTTCTTGTTCTCGGAATAGACGCTGCTCAGAAGGTGAAATGACCTGGGTGGAGGTGGGCTCCTGGGGGCCGGCTGGACCTTGAGCATCTCTGCCAGCCACGCGGTGCGCCGCTCCCGGACGGGGCAGGGGTCGGGCGCGCACCTGCAGCCGGGACGCTGCCGTCTCAGAAGGCGGGAAGGGCGAGCCAGGGCGCCCTCGTCTGGCTCCGGCAGCTCCTCGACGGGCCGTCAGGTGCAGCCCTGCCCTCGGCGCCTGGTGAAGGAGGTGCCCTGGCAGCGCGGTGATGTAGCGGCGCACTCCGCTGGGGGCCGCAGGGCGCAGACACGCCACAGGTGCTACTGGAGGCGGTGGGCTTGGGGGCCGGGGCTCCGGCGGGGCCGGCTCACTGTGAGGGCCGCAGGCGGGGGGTGCAGGGGAGGTGTGGGGTCCACCGCCAGCCAAGCCGGAGCAGAGCGGTGGCCGGGGACGCGCTCGGGAAGGCCACGGCCAGAGGCCACGTGTCTCACTGAGACCCAACTCACAGCCACTTACACGCCATAGGGCTCATGAGTCATCAAAGAAACGCAAATTGTAAGGATGGTCGTCTTTCAGGCACCAAGTTGGCAaagatctttttccattttttaagtattatggaaattttcaaaagtgGAAAACACAGAAGGGGCTGGCAGGCAGGCCCCGGTGAACACGGGGCACAGGAAGGGTGGCCGTGGCCACACTGGCCTGGAGGGGGCCTGCGGGGCTGGAGAGTCTCTGCGGGAGGGAGACAGTGGGGGGACGGGGGAGGAGAGGCGGCGAGGACCTCGGCTGAGAAGGGCACCGCGGTCCTTGGCCGGAGGGCCGCGTGAGCCGGGGTGGGCGGCTGGCAGCCCCCAGCGGAGCCCGAGTCGGGGCCACGTTGCCATTTTCCAGGGAGACGTGCCGCAGGGCccaggtgaaaaaaagaaaacgggAGAAAACGACCTTTTAATCTTCCTTCCCTCCGCTGACACTGGTTTACTTCCTCAGAGCCTTTCGGAGGGCCCGGGCCGCACTCTGGGAGACCCTGGCCTCCACGAGCCCGAAGAGCTCGGCTTCCGCCTGCACCGC is a window encoding:
- the CLBA1 gene encoding uncharacterized protein CLBA1, producing MAEEKLPPPPFRRFRVSAGLHSSRGSVSGQIHVLAFFSFQGHLRSLDPWDYIEFNGVTRDPLPIRRGGDGCQQASPFPPRTELRRRGGGAWRCHAPRGAGALTPGRQTTEAGQSRVVAGQLSGAGRGDPRQPAAPAGGGGDVAEDTPLCWTVRPDAWRKKPGSGSGHFSLGDQAVYAVCVRSTATVDPHQAIRTPEGAAGSCWAVGEQATPSGPVQPRAARAQQCACLLNIFPSRLCGLGGTNMQGQRELGGAPGHMPPRCAFLSDLAEQAGGVSFCRVSKDSGAGSAPGRQSGDAVEWASPRSLLPPPDGDGEARISGRSGEGLSASASGPDLGEHSGAWGEFEGFRESSARSEQFSQSFELPERPTEPQPPRTISAQEERGSRQSHQGGPGVTGTSAITPSEPIVNYEKIFRFAFQEVPVPQATEDVSTFDHFLETSNEEKLGLESVHKLCSESRKLWRALQNTRTVMTSRCLWSESRCRENFLLVLGIDAAQKSLSEGPGRTLGDPGLHEPEELGFRLHRCTALIQTKLSGTPGGRQGRLITYSLFLKTPVRGNGQYITIPRKKKIFTPRNLKMTLFNSDVC